In the genome of Monodelphis domestica isolate mMonDom1 chromosome 2, mMonDom1.pri, whole genome shotgun sequence, one region contains:
- the LOC100019610 gene encoding olfactory receptor 56-like, with protein MNLGNQTSKTDFFLLGLFNTSELHYFLFSLAFISFLLTLLSNGLMVFLIYVEVQLHTPMYFFLGQLSFMDMLLACTTVPKMATNFLSGRKSISFVGCGFQIFFFLTLGGGECFLLAFMAYDRYVAITKPLRYPTIMTNCVCWLMAATSWLLGVLDGLIQGLVTLTFPFCGLRVIDHFFCEVPAVLALACADTTTFETVMYVCCVGMLLIPFLIILASYAQILVAVLQMTSTKGKKKAFSTCSSHLAVVILFYGTVISIYMVPHSHRSPGVDKTVAAFYTFFIPTLNPFIYSLRNKDVMGALGKLLGKIRLCRNETVQVV; from the coding sequence ATGAACTTGGGCAACCAGACATCTAAAACTGACTTCTTTCTTCTTGGCCTTTTTAACACCAGTGAacttcattatttcctcttttctttggcttttatTAGCTTCCTTCTTACCCTTTTGAGTAATGGCCTTATGGTCTTCCTAATATATGTAGAAGTCCAACTCCATACCCCCATGTATTTCTTTTTGGGCCAGCTCTCTTTCATGGACATGTTGTTGGCATGTACCACAGTACCTAAGATGGCTACCAATTTTTTGTCTGGCAGGAAATCCATTTCCTTTGTGGGCTGTGGCTTCCAGATATTCTTTTTCCTCACTCTAGGTGGTGGTGAGTGCTTTCTTCTGGCCTTCATGGCCTATGACCGCTATGTGGCTATCACCAAGCCTTTGAGATATCCTACAATCATGACGAACTGTGTTTGTTGGTTAATGGCAGCTACTTCATGGCTTTTGGGTGTTTTGGATGGGCTGATCCAGGGCTTAGTGACATTAACATTTCCCTTCTGTGGACTTCGTGTGATTGATCATTTTTTCTGTGAAGTTCCTGCTGTCCTGGCCCTGGCTTGTGCCGACACAACAACCTTTGAGACAGTCATGTATGTGTGCTGTGTGGGGATGCTTTTGATCCCTTTTCTCATCATTCTTGCTTCTTATGCCCAGATATTGGTGGCTGTACTCCAAATGACTTCAACAAAAGGCAAGAAGAAGGCTTTTTCCACCTGTTCCTCCCACTTAGCAGTAGTCATACTCTTTTATGGGACAGTGATCTCTATCTACATGGTGCCCCATTCCCATCGTTCGCCTGGGGTAGACAAAACTGTGGCTGCCTTCTACACATTCTTTATTCCTACTTTGAACCCTTTCATCTATAGTTTAAGAAATAAGGATGTAATGGGCGCTCTGGGGAAACTTCTGGGAAAGATCAGGCTATGTCGCAATGAGACAGTTCAGGTAGTCTGA